A stretch of the uncultured Campylobacter sp. genome encodes the following:
- a CDS encoding radical SAM protein produces the protein MRIAKIRAKNILSRSKIGSGGYAINPYVGCPHGCIYCYAEFMRGVTGHEEAWGEFLDVKEFDAASLVKFAGLHGGERVFMSSVTDCYNPYEARFGATRKVLEAVAGSDINLQILTKSSLVTRDIDLLQTMPNVRVGVSLSVVDENLRRTLEPRASSVAARIAAIKKLRAAGVKTYISVAPIFPQITPVFDIISRYGNAADEIWFDRLNLYPNFRDKILSFIGRNFPALLPLYKQIYLFGEDGYFEQLADEIRLAAQEKFGSRSGERVRIFFERRKSGADKFERRK, from the coding sequence ATGCGCATCGCAAAAATCCGCGCCAAAAATATCCTCTCGCGCTCCAAAATCGGCAGCGGAGGCTACGCGATCAACCCGTACGTAGGCTGCCCGCACGGCTGCATCTACTGCTATGCCGAGTTTATGCGCGGCGTCACCGGGCACGAGGAGGCGTGGGGCGAGTTTTTGGACGTGAAGGAGTTTGACGCGGCGAGTTTAGTTAAATTTGCGGGCTTGCACGGCGGCGAACGCGTATTTATGAGCTCGGTTACGGACTGCTACAACCCGTACGAGGCGCGCTTTGGAGCTACGCGCAAAGTCCTCGAGGCGGTTGCGGGCTCGGATATAAACCTGCAAATTTTAACCAAATCAAGCCTCGTGACGCGCGATATAGACTTGCTGCAAACCATGCCAAACGTTCGCGTAGGCGTGAGTTTGAGCGTGGTAGACGAAAACCTGCGCCGCACGCTGGAGCCTCGCGCAAGCTCCGTAGCGGCAAGGATCGCAGCAATAAAAAAACTGCGCGCCGCGGGAGTGAAAACCTATATCTCCGTCGCGCCGATTTTTCCGCAGATCACGCCAGTTTTTGATATCATATCCCGCTACGGCAACGCGGCGGATGAAATTTGGTTTGATAGGTTAAACCTCTATCCGAATTTTCGCGATAAAATTCTATCCTTTATCGGGCGAAATTTTCCCGCGCTTTTACCGCTTTATAAGCAAATTTATCTTTTTGGCGAGGACGGCTATTTTGAGCAGTTAGCGGATGAGATCAGGCTTGCTGCGCAGGAGAAATTCGGAAGCCGGAGCGGCGAGAGGGTTAGGATATTTTTTGAGCGAAGAAAATCCGGCGCAGATAAATTTGAAAGGCGAAAATGA
- a CDS encoding DUF1440 domain-containing protein: MHFTHILFSIVFVVAYCVLAEKFPKITLWQGVAAGILVNIAVHVITLPILGLTPPLLTLPWYKHVSEFVGHALYLVYRAYKARFAKSHHARA, from the coding sequence GTGCATTTTACGCATATTTTATTTTCGATCGTTTTTGTGGTAGCCTACTGCGTGCTTGCGGAAAAATTCCCAAAAATCACGCTTTGGCAAGGCGTTGCGGCCGGTATTTTAGTTAATATCGCCGTTCACGTGATTACTTTGCCTATCCTCGGCCTTACGCCGCCGCTTTTAACGCTGCCTTGGTACAAGCACGTTTCTGAGTTTGTCGGACACGCGCTATATTTGGTTTACCGAGCTTATAAGGCGAGATTTGCGAAATCGCATCACGCACGGGCCTGA
- a CDS encoding alpha/beta fold hydrolase — MNVILRLGIIVLILYIAVLALLYFFQERLIFFPSKLEPNHDFSFDQPFEEINLDVNGTRISGLKFLAQGGRRERIYGDVHDASGEGKAKNGAAIFFHGNAGNLQGWGGYARFFTDLGYDFYLFDYRGYGKSGGEIGSQEQLYADADAMMRLVLEEYDAGEVAAVGYSVGSGLAAREALKYGAKRLVLIAPYFSLEELAREKMPFVPKFLIKYKIPTFEFVGGFGGPVTIFHGEHDELIGVDNSRRLLKFLKPGDKIYELNAGHNDILGLSELWEKLAQKLSK, encoded by the coding sequence ATGAACGTAATTTTACGGCTTGGCATTATAGTTTTGATCCTATATATCGCGGTTTTGGCGCTACTTTATTTTTTTCAAGAGAGGCTGATATTTTTCCCGAGCAAGCTAGAGCCAAACCATGATTTTAGCTTTGATCAGCCGTTTGAGGAGATAAATTTAGACGTAAACGGTACGCGCATAAGCGGGCTTAAATTTTTAGCGCAGGGCGGTCGTCGTGAGCGAATTTACGGCGACGTGCACGATGCGAGCGGCGAAGGAAAGGCAAAAAACGGCGCGGCGATATTTTTCCACGGCAATGCCGGCAATCTGCAAGGCTGGGGCGGTTACGCACGGTTTTTTACGGATTTGGGCTATGATTTTTATCTGTTTGACTACCGAGGCTACGGCAAGAGCGGCGGCGAGATAGGCTCGCAGGAGCAGCTTTATGCGGATGCGGACGCGATGATGCGGCTGGTTTTAGAGGAGTATGATGCGGGCGAGGTCGCGGCGGTCGGATACTCGGTAGGCAGCGGACTGGCGGCTCGCGAGGCGCTAAAATACGGCGCTAAGCGGCTAGTTTTGATCGCGCCTTATTTTAGCCTAGAGGAGCTAGCGCGAGAGAAAATGCCGTTCGTGCCGAAATTTTTAATCAAATATAAAATCCCTACGTTTGAGTTTGTCGGCGGTTTTGGCGGGCCGGTGACGATATTTCACGGCGAGCATGACGAGCTAATCGGCGTGGATAACTCGCGCAGATTGCTTAAATTTCTAAAGCCCGGAGATAAAATTTACGAACTAAACGCCGGACACAACGATATCCTAGGCCTAAGCGAGCTTTGGGAAAAATTAGCGCAGAAGCTTAGCAAGTAG
- a CDS encoding lysophospholipid acyltransferase family protein encodes MIFSRIKAAYFAVEFLISILLVVFFMWLFKKHIHAVRKFWGRSQRFFGFYSLEVVGKFDERANMIIMNHQSMLDIVVLEEIYPKNLCWIAKKEIADLPVIGQIIHVPQMISVERENKRSLIKLVKDAQDRVEKGRVLAIFPEGTRSHSKELLPFKGGAKIIADKLNLKIQPVVIVGSDIMDVKSFSFKNGKIKIICLDLIDTAEPEWLENARAKMQETLDNER; translated from the coding sequence ATGATATTTTCTAGGATAAAGGCCGCGTATTTCGCGGTCGAGTTTCTGATCAGCATACTTTTGGTCGTGTTTTTCATGTGGCTTTTCAAAAAGCATATCCACGCCGTAAGGAAATTTTGGGGCAGGAGTCAGCGATTTTTCGGTTTTTACTCGCTCGAAGTCGTCGGCAAATTCGACGAGCGCGCGAATATGATCATCATGAACCACCAAAGCATGCTAGATATCGTCGTTTTAGAAGAAATATATCCTAAAAATCTCTGCTGGATCGCCAAAAAAGAGATCGCCGACCTGCCCGTCATCGGACAGATCATCCACGTGCCGCAGATGATCTCGGTCGAGCGCGAAAATAAACGCTCGCTCATCAAGCTCGTAAAAGACGCGCAGGACCGCGTCGAAAAGGGGCGCGTACTGGCGATTTTCCCGGAAGGAACGCGCTCGCACTCAAAGGAGCTTTTGCCGTTTAAAGGCGGCGCAAAAATCATCGCCGACAAGCTAAATCTAAAAATCCAACCAGTCGTGATCGTTGGCTCGGACATAATGGACGTGAAGAGCTTTAGCTTTAAAAACGGCAAAATCAAAATCATCTGCCTAGATCTTATCGACACCGCCGAGCCCGAGTGGCTAGAAAACGCAAGGGCGAAAATGCAAGAGACGCTAGATAACGAGAGGTAA
- the purS gene encoding phosphoribosylformylglycinamidine synthase subunit PurS, protein MKAIINVSLKNGVLDPQGKAVEHALGSLGFNNVSGVRIGKQIVLDINAASKDEARKELTKMCEELLANTVIEDYEINLNDKCESAK, encoded by the coding sequence ATGAAAGCTATCATCAACGTATCCTTAAAAAACGGCGTTTTAGATCCGCAAGGAAAGGCGGTCGAGCACGCGCTCGGCTCGCTTGGATTTAACAACGTAAGCGGCGTGCGAATAGGCAAACAAATCGTGCTGGATATAAACGCCGCAAGCAAAGACGAAGCGCGCAAGGAGCTAACTAAAATGTGCGAGGAACTACTCGCAAACACCGTCATCGAGGACTACGAGATAAATTTGAACGATAAATGCGAGAGCGCAAAATGA
- a CDS encoding S41 family peptidase has translation MNKKKMFLFSSVAGAMIFGAVFSANLNAKATEDGSNSKLQSLSKLTKTISTIEKYYVDDLQFKEIVDKAIEGLLNNLDAHSGFLNEKAFKDMQVQTNGEFGGLGITVGMKDGALTVISPIENTPADKAGIKSGDIILRIDGNTTLGTTIDEAVNKMRGKPKTPITITIVRKGEQKPFDVKLVRDIISVESVYAKMIEKDNILYLRVTNFDKHVTEKAEEFIKKYPKAEGIILDLRNNPGGLLNQAVGLTNLFIDSGVIVSQKGRNESENSEFKAARANKITNLPLAVLVNGGSASASEIVSGSLQDHKRAVVIGEKTFGKGSVQIILPVDDKEAIRLTIARYYLPSGRTIQATGVEPDIIVFPGKVPQHDENAFSIKESELKKHLTNELSKIDANSDKNSTKITDNKTIITEANVNDDIQLKSAIDAIKILQLK, from the coding sequence TTGAATAAAAAAAAGATGTTTTTGTTTTCGAGCGTTGCGGGCGCGATGATTTTCGGAGCTGTTTTTAGCGCAAATTTAAACGCTAAAGCCACTGAGGACGGCTCAAATTCTAAACTACAATCGCTCTCAAAACTCACAAAAACCATTTCTACTATCGAAAAATATTATGTTGATGATTTACAGTTTAAAGAGATCGTAGATAAAGCCATAGAAGGGCTTTTAAACAACCTTGACGCACATTCCGGGTTTTTAAACGAAAAGGCGTTTAAAGACATGCAGGTGCAGACAAACGGGGAATTTGGCGGCCTTGGCATCACGGTCGGTATGAAAGACGGCGCACTAACCGTCATCTCGCCTATCGAAAATACGCCTGCCGATAAAGCTGGCATAAAAAGCGGCGACATCATCCTTCGCATCGACGGCAATACTACCCTAGGCACCACCATAGACGAAGCGGTAAATAAAATGCGCGGCAAACCAAAGACGCCTATCACGATAACTATCGTGCGAAAAGGCGAGCAAAAGCCGTTTGACGTGAAACTCGTGCGCGACATCATCTCAGTCGAGTCCGTTTACGCAAAGATGATCGAAAAAGACAACATCCTCTATCTTCGCGTGACGAATTTTGATAAGCACGTAACTGAAAAGGCCGAGGAATTTATCAAAAAATATCCAAAAGCGGAAGGTATCATACTAGACCTTCGAAATAACCCGGGCGGACTTTTAAATCAAGCGGTTGGACTGACGAATTTGTTTATAGATAGCGGCGTGATAGTATCTCAAAAGGGTAGAAATGAGAGCGAAAATAGCGAATTTAAAGCTGCAAGAGCAAATAAAATCACAAATTTACCGCTTGCGGTGCTAGTTAACGGCGGAAGCGCGAGCGCGAGCGAGATCGTGAGCGGATCGCTACAAGACCACAAACGAGCCGTCGTTATCGGCGAAAAGACGTTCGGTAAAGGCAGCGTGCAAATCATCCTACCCGTAGACGACAAAGAGGCTATCCGCCTAACGATAGCTCGCTACTACCTGCCTAGCGGCCGCACCATACAAGCAACGGGCGTGGAGCCTGATATCATCGTATTTCCGGGTAAAGTGCCTCAGCATGACGAGAATGCCTTTTCTATAAAAGAGAGCGAACTAAAAAAACACCTAACCAACGAACTGAGCAAAATAGACGCAAATAGCGACAAAAACTCTACGAAAATCACGGATAATAAGACTATAATAACCGAGGCTAACGTAAACGACGATATACAACTAAAATCGGCGATTGACGCGATCAAAATTTTACAGCTAAAATAA
- a CDS encoding SH3 domain-containing protein: MLKPFLAFFTVFVLACTATEPSVFDMMGDEQSQKVIKSAPQTPAQKPNLQNRAPSAENRTPSQTQSAATQNRTPATQSQTVSNQGGTHLRQPIPQNIAPTNEPELNLKDSQLYERVQPNDIIIKALNAPKQVYVGQIFSFTLSVDIQDNIAVDLQTILPETENLKWLSSNLRWDNDGKGVYKAQIYAEASAQAVKNPKITVNLKRNGEFFQTANLTLSLPKIVALKSGEKYNHVVAQNLEVKKYKTNKFDDKNLIMIVEVNAQKGNIADFFIEDKDIIKQGVDSTSGEFDAQSGYYFAIFSPEKTSIDFNYFSLAKKDFVSFSLPVVVEDDEISTQIGLNPKQSKFEIYKNIGVYALFGIFLVTFLFKRDAIFLIVVVGLGAYILYSYNPFGGATLKQNINVKILPTQNSSVFYTSKAQQKVEILGEREDYVKILLDDGKIGWVKKDDIF, encoded by the coding sequence TTGCTAAAGCCCTTTTTAGCCTTTTTTACTGTATTTGTTTTAGCTTGCACAGCCACCGAGCCTAGCGTATTTGATATGATGGGCGACGAGCAAAGCCAAAAAGTGATCAAGTCTGCTCCGCAAACGCCCGCACAAAAGCCAAATTTACAAAACAGAGCGCCGAGTGCTGAAAATAGAACTCCGAGCCAGACGCAAAGCGCGGCTACTCAAAACAGAACCCCCGCAACGCAAAGCCAAACCGTAAGCAACCAAGGCGGCACGCATCTGCGCCAGCCTATCCCGCAAAATATCGCACCCACCAACGAGCCAGAGCTAAATTTAAAAGACAGTCAACTATACGAGCGCGTACAGCCAAACGATATCATCATCAAGGCTCTAAACGCGCCGAAGCAAGTCTACGTCGGGCAAATTTTTAGCTTTACGCTCTCGGTCGATATCCAGGATAATATCGCGGTAGATCTGCAAACCATCTTGCCCGAAACCGAAAACCTAAAATGGCTAAGCTCAAATTTGCGCTGGGATAACGACGGTAAAGGGGTTTACAAGGCTCAAATTTACGCCGAGGCCTCTGCCCAAGCGGTGAAAAATCCAAAAATCACGGTAAATTTAAAGCGCAACGGCGAGTTTTTCCAGACGGCAAATTTGACGCTTTCGCTGCCTAAAATCGTAGCGCTAAAAAGCGGCGAGAAATACAACCACGTCGTCGCTCAAAACCTCGAAGTCAAAAAATACAAAACCAACAAATTTGACGACAAAAATCTCATCATGATCGTCGAAGTAAATGCGCAAAAAGGCAACATCGCGGACTTTTTCATCGAGGATAAGGACATTATCAAACAAGGCGTGGACTCCACGAGCGGCGAATTTGACGCACAAAGCGGATATTATTTCGCAATATTTTCGCCCGAAAAAACCTCGATCGATTTTAACTACTTTAGTCTCGCTAAAAAAGATTTCGTGAGCTTTTCGCTCCCGGTAGTCGTGGAGGACGACGAGATCAGCACGCAAATCGGGCTAAATCCAAAGCAAAGCAAATTTGAAATTTACAAAAATATCGGAGTTTACGCGCTTTTTGGTATATTTTTGGTCACGTTTTTGTTTAAGCGAGATGCGATATTCCTCATCGTTGTAGTAGGCCTTGGAGCTTATATCCTTTACAGCTACAACCCGTTTGGCGGCGCTACGCTAAAACAAAATATAAACGTAAAAATTTTACCTACGCAAAACTCGAGCGTGTTTTACACCTCAAAAGCGCAGCAAAAGGTCGAGATCCTCGGCGAACGCGAGGACTACGTCAAAATTTTACTAGACGACGGCAAGATAGGCTGGGTGAAAAAAGATGATATTTTCTAG
- a CDS encoding ABC-F family ATP-binding cassette domain-containing protein, whose translation MLEVKNLLMRFNAQLLFEDVNLKLTRGNRYGLIGANGAGKSTFLKILAGEIEANSGEIVIENGLKVGVLGQDQFAFENFSVKDAVLYGNKRLYDAVKEKEQLYMSEEFTDAVNDRLAQLEMISAEEDPSYEYEVRIEKILSSLGFSDFEKPMSEVENSDKFKVLLAQVLFPKPDILFLDEPTNNLDIENIKWLENELNRHEGTMVLISHDRHFLNAVCTHILDVDFKKIRQFAGNYDDWYIASTLVAKQHEMERDKKLKEKEELEKFIARFSANASKARQATSRQKQLNKLDIEEIKVSSRRDPSILFRTKRDIGNEILEVRGISKRYDKVLFENFSFKLEKNDKVAIIGANGVGKSTLAKIIIGEVAPDSGDVHVGATIEPSYFAQDTTNKITGELKLYEWLQDENNKDLDEIRKCLGRMLFSGAEQEKAVGSLSGGEKHRLMLSRLMLERGNLLVLDEPNNHLDLEAIIALGEALYKFGGNVICVSHDRELIDAFANRIIHLKGNGEIVDFKGTFEEYAAMNEGATV comes from the coding sequence ATGCTTGAAGTAAAAAATTTATTAATGAGATTTAACGCGCAGCTGCTATTTGAGGACGTAAATCTAAAACTCACTCGCGGCAACCGCTACGGTCTCATCGGCGCAAACGGCGCGGGAAAATCGACGTTTCTAAAAATCCTTGCAGGCGAGATCGAGGCAAACAGTGGCGAGATCGTCATCGAAAACGGGCTAAAAGTAGGTGTGCTAGGTCAAGATCAGTTCGCGTTTGAAAACTTTAGCGTAAAAGACGCCGTGCTATACGGCAACAAACGCCTCTACGACGCGGTAAAAGAAAAAGAGCAGCTCTACATGAGCGAGGAGTTTACCGACGCCGTAAACGACCGCCTAGCGCAACTTGAGATGATAAGCGCCGAGGAGGATCCTAGCTACGAGTACGAGGTCAGGATCGAGAAAATCCTAAGCTCGCTTGGCTTTAGCGACTTTGAAAAGCCGATGAGCGAGGTCGAAAACTCGGATAAATTTAAAGTCCTGCTCGCTCAAGTGCTATTTCCAAAGCCCGACATCCTTTTCCTCGACGAGCCCACCAACAACCTTGATATCGAGAACATAAAGTGGCTAGAAAACGAGCTAAACCGCCACGAAGGCACTATGGTGCTAATCAGCCACGACCGCCACTTTTTAAACGCCGTTTGCACGCACATACTAGACGTGGATTTTAAGAAAATCAGGCAGTTTGCCGGCAACTACGACGACTGGTACATCGCCTCGACGCTGGTTGCCAAACAGCACGAGATGGAGCGCGACAAAAAGCTAAAAGAAAAAGAGGAGCTGGAGAAATTTATCGCGCGATTCTCGGCAAACGCGAGCAAAGCCCGCCAAGCCACGAGCCGTCAAAAGCAGCTAAACAAACTCGACATCGAGGAGATCAAGGTATCAAGCAGACGCGATCCTAGCATACTTTTCCGCACCAAGCGCGACATCGGCAACGAGATCCTAGAGGTGCGCGGCATTAGCAAAAGATACGACAAGGTTTTGTTTGAAAATTTTAGCTTCAAGCTCGAAAAAAATGACAAAGTCGCTATCATCGGCGCAAACGGCGTAGGCAAAAGCACGCTGGCTAAAATCATCATCGGCGAGGTCGCCCCAGATAGCGGCGATGTACACGTGGGCGCGACGATAGAACCTAGCTACTTCGCGCAGGACACGACAAATAAAATCACCGGCGAGCTCAAACTCTACGAGTGGCTGCAAGACGAAAACAACAAGGACCTAGACGAGATCCGCAAGTGCCTAGGCAGGATGCTATTTAGCGGCGCCGAGCAGGAAAAAGCCGTCGGCAGCCTAAGCGGCGGCGAGAAACACCGTCTAATGCTAAGCCGCCTGATGCTAGAGCGCGGCAACCTGCTCGTGCTAGACGAGCCAAACAACCACCTAGACCTCGAAGCCATCATCGCTCTAGGCGAGGCGCTGTATAAATTCGGCGGCAACGTCATCTGCGTGAGCCACGACAGAGAGCTCATCGACGCCTTCGCTAACCGCATCATCCACCTAAA
- the purQ gene encoding phosphoribosylformylglycinamidine synthase subunit PurQ, producing MKVAIVLFPGTNCEQDTKYAFELLGCQTQIIWHKESEINADLIVLPGGFSYGDYLRTAAIAKFSPAMSAVVKHAQKGGYVLGICNGFQMLCELKLLAGAMRRNENLSFVSKYHRLKVISNANKFLSNLSVGEIVNIPVAHGEGNFYADEATLKGLYDNDQVLLKYCDANGAALNPNGSVDEVAGICDKSKKIFGLMPHPERACEKFLGTDDGLKMLKGLVC from the coding sequence ATGAAAGTCGCCATCGTTTTGTTTCCAGGCACGAACTGCGAGCAAGATACAAAGTACGCTTTTGAGCTTTTGGGTTGCCAGACGCAGATAATCTGGCACAAAGAAAGCGAGATAAACGCCGATCTAATCGTACTTCCGGGCGGTTTTAGCTACGGTGACTACCTGCGCACGGCGGCTATCGCTAAATTTAGCCCCGCAATGAGCGCAGTCGTAAAACACGCCCAAAAAGGCGGATACGTGCTTGGCATTTGCAATGGATTTCAGATGCTGTGCGAGCTAAAACTACTCGCGGGCGCGATGAGACGAAACGAAAATTTAAGCTTCGTCTCAAAATATCATCGCCTAAAAGTGATCTCAAACGCAAATAAATTTCTCTCAAATTTAAGCGTCGGCGAGATCGTAAACATCCCGGTCGCTCACGGCGAGGGCAACTTTTATGCCGATGAAGCGACGCTAAAAGGCCTCTACGACAACGATCAGGTATTGCTAAAATACTGCGATGCAAACGGCGCCGCGCTAAATCCAAACGGCTCAGTTGACGAGGTAGCGGGAATTTGCGATAAGAGCAAAAAGATATTCGGTCTCATGCCTCACCCTGAGCGCGCCTGCGAGAAGTTTTTGGGTACGGACGATGGACTAAAGATGCTAAAAGGGCTAGTTTGCTAA
- a CDS encoding phosphoribosylaminoimidazolesuccinocarboxamide synthase codes for MQKKELIYEGKGKKMFATDDANLLIAEFKDDLTAFDAQKRGNEAGKGALNNKISTQLFHLLKEKGIPTHLVETLSDTEQLVKKCEIIPLEVVVRNIATGSLTKRLAIKEGTVLSFPLVEFYYKNDDLHDPLVNDEHCLIMGLVKSENDLDRLKHMGREINAILFKFFADRNLKLVDFKVEFGVDKDGNILLADEISPDSCRFWDATTNEKLDKDRFRQDLGSVKVAYEEVLKRILSKV; via the coding sequence ATGCAAAAAAAAGAGCTGATCTACGAGGGCAAGGGAAAAAAGATGTTCGCAACGGACGATGCGAACTTGCTAATAGCGGAATTTAAAGACGACCTAACCGCCTTTGATGCGCAAAAAAGAGGCAATGAAGCCGGCAAAGGCGCGTTAAATAACAAAATTTCGACGCAGCTTTTTCATCTTTTAAAAGAAAAAGGTATCCCGACTCACCTGGTCGAAACTCTAAGCGACACCGAACAGCTCGTGAAAAAATGCGAAATCATCCCGCTTGAAGTAGTCGTGAGAAACATCGCCACCGGCTCGCTAACAAAGCGCCTCGCGATAAAAGAAGGCACGGTTTTGTCGTTTCCATTGGTAGAGTTTTACTACAAAAACGACGATCTGCACGATCCGCTCGTAAACGACGAACACTGCCTAATCATGGGCTTAGTTAAGAGCGAAAACGACCTTGATAGACTAAAACATATGGGCCGCGAGATAAACGCGATACTCTTTAAATTTTTCGCAGACAGAAATTTAAAATTGGTCGATTTTAAAGTCGAATTCGGCGTCGATAAGGACGGAAATATCCTGCTAGCAGACGAGATCAGTCCGGATAGCTGCCGCTTTTGGGACGCGACTACAAACGAAAAGCTCGACAAAGATAGATTTCGCCAGGATCTCGGTAGTGTAAAAGTCGCCTACGAAGAAGTTTTAAAAAGAATTTTATCTAAGGTTTAA